The following proteins are encoded in a genomic region of Zea mays cultivar B73 chromosome 9, Zm-B73-REFERENCE-NAM-5.0, whole genome shotgun sequence:
- the LOC109942499 gene encoding uncharacterized protein: protein MWLGTIQLFFTITKKMCYVVILIFNIEIACRETKAYTQGVNSFLAFALKNSAVGSKILCPCRKCVNSFWREAIEVREHLICDGFLKGYRTWTLHGEASSSVLNNENGDVPEFIEVHDEEDDISELIKDLACGLDDRGDMEDDGSFDPFDKDVATIRRLAADNSQELYPGCNKYSKLRFLVRLLHIKLLGGWTDRSFNLLVDLLVDALPKGSALPRNFHEAKKLVKSVGVGYTSIHACENDCILYWKEHENSNSCPKCNVSRWKSEKMSLDGKREYKIPKKVLRYFPIKKRLQRLFVSSKTASLTRWHDEHRINDGLLRHPADSPLWKDFDKKHPEFAADSRNIRLAFATDGFNPYRTMKLSYSIWPGILIPFNFPPSMCMKDTNFILSVLIPGRSSAGSDMDVYFQPLVYDLLDLFVNGVRTYDASKGEYFQLRAAILWTITDFPGLGSVSGFVTSGEAACPDCHSLLYSLRLGNGCKSCYMGHRRFLHPEHPFRFDVDSFGGEELSPTPVPLLGEEILECTKDLKTVYGKDPSRKPTKYQKRKDGEPLVFLKRRTIWFILPYWKDLMVRYNFDAMHIEKNVCDNIINTLLDIAGKSKDDLNARLDLQELGIRSDLHPVELEHNQFYLPPAPYSMSHAEKKLFCQVLKGVKFPDGYAADIRRNVFVNEKKIIGLNSHGSHVLLQDLLPLAVRRVLPNEVSAVLIRLSNFFKKLYSPIIRISDMQKLQSEIAEILSLLETIFPPSFFTINVHLMVHLPAQAMVAGPIHFRSMWPVER from the coding sequence ATGTGGCTAGGTACAATACAACTTTTTTTCACAATAACTAAAAAAATGTGCTACGTGGTTATCTTGATATTTAACATAGAAATTGCATGTAGGGAGACAAAGGCCTATACACAAGGGGTGAATAGTTTTCTAGCTTTTGCATTAAAAAATTCAGCGGTAGGAAGCAAGATTTTATGCCCTTGTAGGAAGTGTGTCAACTCATTTTGGCGGGAGGCTATTGAAGTTCGAGAACACTTGATTTGTGATGGATTTTTAAAAGGGTATAGAACATGGACCTTACATGGAGAAGCTAGTTCCTCTGTATTGAACAATGAAAATGGTGATGTCCCTGAGTTCATTGAGGTGCATGACGAAGAAGATGACATATCTGAGTTGATTAAGGATTTAGCATGTGGTTTAGATGATAGAGGAGATATGGAAGATGATGGGTCTTTTGATCCATTTGATAAAGATGTAGCTACCATTCGTAGGCTAGCAGCAGACAACAGTCAAGAATTGTACCCAGGTTGCAATAAGTACTCAAAGCTACGCTTTCTAGTTCGTTTACTTCACATAAAACTTCTTGGAGGATGGACGGATAGAAGTTTTAATTTGTTGGTTGATCTACTTGTTGATGCGTTGCCTAAGGGTTCAGCACTTCCTAGAAACTTTCATGAAGCTAAGAAATTAGTGAAATCAGTGGGAGTTGGGTACACTTCTATCCATGCATGCGAGAACGATTGCATTCTTTACTGGAAGGAGCATGAAAACTCTAATTCATGTCCGAAATGTAATGTTTCACGCTGGAAATCAGAAAAGATGAGTTTGGACGGAAAGCGTGAGTACAAAATTCCTAAGAAAGTTCTTCGTTACTTTCCTATCAAGAAAAGACTTCAAAGATTATTTGTGTCCTCCAAAACTGCAAGTCTCACAAGGTGGCATGATGAACACCGAATAAATGATGGTTTGCTTAGGCATCCTGCAGATTCCCCCCTATGGAAGGATTTTGATAAAAAACATCCCGAATTTGCTGCTGATAGCCGAAATATCCGTCTAGCATTTGCTACCGATGGTTTCAATCCCTATAGGACTATGAAACTTAGTTATAGTATTTGGCCAGGCATTCTGATTCCATTCAACTTTCCACCTTCAATGTGCATGAAGGATACAAATTTTATCTTGTCTGTGCTGATTCCTGGCCGATCTTCTGCTGGAAGTGATATGGATGTATATTTTCAGCCACTTGTTTATGACCTGCTTGATTTGTTTGTTAATGGTGTGAGAACTTATGATGCTTCGAAGGGTGAATACTTTCAATTGCGTGCTGCAATACTTTGGACCATCACTGATTTCCCTGGTCTAGGTAGTGTATCCGGATTTGTCACATCTGGTGAAGCAGCGTGTCCCGACTGCCACTCCTTGCTCTATTCCCTTAGACTTGGAAATGGTTGCAAGTCTTGTTACATGGGACACCGCAGGTTCTTGCATCCAGAACACCCATTTAGGTTTGATGTTGATTCATTTGGTGGCGAAGAGCTAAGTCCGACACCTGTTCCTCTTTTAGGAGAGGAAATTTTGGAATGCACCAAAGATCTAAAAACAGTTTATGGCAAGGACCCATCTCGTAAGCCCACAAAATATCAGAAACGTAAGGACGGTGAACCATTAGTCTTTTTGAAAAGGAGAACTATTTGGTTCATCCTTCCATATTGGAAGGATTTGATGGTCCGATATAATTTTGATGCCATGCACATAGAGAAGAATGTATGTGACAACATAATTAACACTTTATTGGACATTGCTGGAAAATCTAAGGATGATTTGAATGCTCGCTTGGATCTTCAAGAATTAGGAATTAGAAGTGATCTTCATCCAGTTGAACTAGAACATAACCAATTTTATTTACCTCCTGCACCCTACTCAATGAGTCATGCTGAGAAGAAATTATTTTGTCAAGTATTAAAAGGGGTCAAGTTTCCCGATGGCTATGCAGCTGATATACGACGTAATGTTTTTGTTAACGAGAAAAAGATAATTGGTCTTAACAGCCATGGTAGCCACGTTCTTCTACAAGACTTACTGCCACTTGCTGTGAGGAGAGTTCTCCCTAATGAAGTCAGTGCTGTTTTGATTCGTTTAAGCAACTTCTTTAAGAAATTGTACTCCCCTATCATTCGAATAAGCGACATGCAAAAGCTACAGTCTGAAATAGCTGAGATCTTGAGCCTTCTAGAGACTATTTTCCCTCCATCATTTTTTACTATTAATGTACATTTGATGGTACATCTTCCTGCCCAAGCGATGGTGGCAGGTCCAATTCACTTTCGCAGCATGTGGCCTGTTGAGAGGTAA
- the LOC109942364 gene encoding uncharacterized protein, giving the protein MSSARGNNNSISCNAYAQQRIENIEKNKRKLAALNIPIMAQQVQPRKKQKKIHDTNTARIEGPNLRPRPERNRAQIEEERVFDDLHLDGDLLNNSGGHQNSNVNNGTKNRKGRGITKKDDIFSRTPDMPKLKILLNGYGQPIGENARQLSSVIGCQVRKKISIACKDWRLIDVEKKYELWDDIKSYFDIDPAALNWVMRTAGRKWKEFKSTIKELYFDPDLSLDEIEECPDKRVSDADWKFLYEYWLTSEFQARSKAGKVSRQKVQLLHTSGSVSFACSEHKLAMKLGRPPRRDETFIKTHTRKNGVPSIQAEPIINKLKDVVQVYPELKEKTIQEGDVFALVCGEKEPKGYIRAVGLGPTPQDIGTPGLKGYAPTRLQMEILARTKAEKDKAALEKRILQLQAEIEERAQLDRASEGPMSQHGSTSRQNVNSRLEHGDEDNAYGDDDCNDEDTIAPSTAPGTNDASHSKHNSLVGREAILYALLRSDQPVAKGIIVSTNPSTIVADLPIGRQFCEVVVTCVLKRDAVLARPYDDMQTMATAHMMSLAWPYKKLKVINKASATPNTSPNISGNGQC; this is encoded by the exons ATGTCAAGCGCAAGAGGAAACAATAATTCTATCTCATGCAATGCTTATGCACAGCAAAGGATTGAAAATATTGAAAAAAACAAAAGGAAGTTGGCAGCTCTAAACATCCCTATAATGGCACAGCAAGTTCAGCCTAGGAAAAAACAAAAG AAAATTCATGACACAAATACTGCAAGAATTGAAGGACCAAACTTGCGCCCAAGACCTGAACGAAATAGGGCTCAGATTGAGGAGGAAAGAGTGTTTGATGATTTGCATCTAGATGGAGACTTGCTCAATAACTCTGGAG GTCATCAAAACAGTAATGTAAACAATGGTACAAAGAATAGGAAAGGAAGGGGCATAACTAAGAAGGATGACATATTCTCAAGGACACCTGACATGCCAAAACTAAAAATTTTACTCAATGGTTATGGTCAACCTATTGGTGAAAATGCTAGGCAACTTTCTAGTGTTATTGGCTGTCAAGTTAGAAAGAAAATATCAATTGCTTGCAAGGATTGGAGGCTTATTGATGTTGAGAAGAAATATGAGTTGTGGGATGATATAAAGTCATATTTTGATATTGATCCTGCTGCCTTAAACTGGGTTATGCGTACTGCTGGGAGAAAATGGAAAGAATTCAAGTCAACCATAAAGGAGTTGTATTTTGATCCTGATTTGTCTCTAGATGAAATTGAAGAATGTCCAGATAAAAGGGTTAGTGACGCTGATTGGAAATTTCTCTATGAATATTGGTTGACTTCTGAATTTCAG GCTCGTTCGAAAGCTGGAAAAGTAAGCCGGCAAAAGGTACAATTGCTCCATACATCTGGTAGTGTGAGCTTTGCATGTTCAGAGCATAAATTG GCTATGAAACTAGGACGCCCCCCACGAAGAGATGAAACCTTTATCAAAACCCATACAAGAAAAAATGGTGTTCCTTCAATTCAGGCAGAGCCAATTATC AATAAACTTAAAGATGTTGTCCAAGTATATCCAGAGTTAAAGGAGAAAACAATTCAGGAAGGTGATGTATTTGCTCTTGTTTGTGGAGAGAAAGAGCCAAAAGGATATATCCGTGCTGTGGGTTTAGGCCCAACTCCTCAAGATATTGGCACCCCTGGGTTGAAGGGTTATGCACCAACAAGACTACAAATGGAGATTCTGGCTCGTACCAAAGCTGAAAAGGACAAGGCTGCTCTAGAAAAACGCATACTTCAATTGCAGGCAGAAATTGAGGAAAGGGCACAACTAGACAGGGCAAGTGAAGGGCCCATGTCACAGCATGGTTCCACATCACGTCAAAATGTG AATTCAAGGTTAGAACATGGTGATGAAGATAATGCATATGGAGATGACGATTGTAATGATGAGGACACAATTGCACCAAGCACTGCACCAGGCACTAATGATGCTTCTCATTCTAAACATAATTCTTTG GTTGGAAGAGAAGCCATATTATATGCTTTGTTGAGATCGGATCAACCTGTGGCCAAAGGAATAATAGTTTCAACTAATCCGAGTACCATAGTTGCAGATCTGCCCATTGGAAGGCAATTTTGTGaagttgttgtgacttgtgtcctGAAAAGAGATGCAGTGTTGGCTCGTCCCTACGATGATATGCAAACTATGGCTACTGCTCACATGATGTCGCTTGCATGGCCATACAAGAAA CTGAAGGTCATCAACAAGGCATCAGCAACACCTAACACATCACCTAACATTTCAG GAAATGGACAATGTTAG